A stretch of Thermus neutrinimicus DNA encodes these proteins:
- the lipB gene encoding lipoyl(octanoyl) transferase LipB: MEFLVEDLGLLPYPQAWEYQKRVHKEVVRGERPPTLLLVEHPRVITLGRKATGENLLFPESWYRENGFELYWVERGGDVTYHGPGQLVGYPIFPVGREVRRFLRQIEEAIVKVAASYGLEAYPTPGYAGVWVGEDKLCAIGVAVKEEVSFHGFALNVNTDLNDFSVIIPCGLKGKGVTSLERLLGRKVPMPEVKGRVVQAFAEVFGREPRVEEDRREAQV, from the coding sequence GTGGAGTTTCTGGTGGAGGACCTGGGCCTTTTGCCCTACCCCCAAGCCTGGGAGTACCAGAAGAGGGTGCACAAGGAGGTGGTGCGGGGCGAGCGCCCCCCCACCTTGCTCCTTGTGGAGCACCCCCGGGTCATCACCCTAGGCCGGAAGGCCACGGGGGAGAACCTCCTTTTCCCCGAAAGCTGGTACCGGGAAAACGGCTTTGAGCTCTACTGGGTGGAGCGGGGCGGGGACGTTACCTACCACGGGCCGGGGCAGCTTGTGGGTTATCCCATCTTTCCCGTGGGCCGAGAGGTGCGCCGCTTCCTCCGGCAGATAGAGGAGGCCATCGTGAAGGTGGCGGCCTCCTATGGCCTCGAGGCCTACCCCACCCCGGGGTACGCGGGGGTCTGGGTGGGGGAGGACAAGCTCTGCGCCATCGGGGTGGCGGTGAAGGAGGAGGTTAGCTTCCACGGCTTTGCCCTCAACGTGAACACCGATTTAAACGACTTCTCCGTCATCATCCCCTGCGGGCTTAAGGGGAAAGGGGTCACCTCCTTGGAGCGGCTTTTGGGCCGCAAGGTCCCCATGCCGGAGGTGAAGGGCAGGGTGGTGCAGGCCTTCGCTGAGGTTTTCGGAAGGGAGCCCCGCGTGGAGGAGGACCGTCGTGAAGCCCAAGTTTGA
- the rplI gene encoding 50S ribosomal protein L9, translated as MKVILLEPLENLGDVGQVVNVKPGYARNYLLPRGLAVLATESNLRALEAKIRAQAKRLAERKAEAERLKEILENLTLTIPVRAGETKIYGSVTAKDIAEALSRQHGITIDPKRLLLERPIKELGEYTLTYKPHPEVPIALKVSVVAQ; from the coding sequence ATGAAGGTCATCCTGCTGGAACCCCTGGAGAACCTGGGCGATGTGGGCCAGGTGGTGAACGTGAAGCCCGGTTACGCCAGGAACTACCTCCTGCCCCGGGGCCTGGCGGTCTTGGCCACGGAGAGCAACCTGAGGGCCCTCGAGGCCAAGATCCGCGCCCAGGCCAAGCGCCTGGCGGAAAGGAAGGCGGAGGCGGAGCGGCTTAAGGAGATCCTGGAGAACCTCACCCTCACCATCCCGGTGCGGGCGGGGGAGACCAAGATCTACGGCTCCGTGACCGCCAAGGACATCGCCGAGGCCCTTTCCCGCCAGCACGGCATCACCATCGACCCCAAGCGCCTGTTGCTGGAAAGGCCCATCAAGGAGTTGGGGGAGTACACCCTCACCTACAAGCCCCACCCCGAGGTGCCCATCGCCTTGAAGGTGAGCGTGGTGGCCCAGTAG
- the rpsR gene encoding 30S ribosomal protein S18, giving the protein MSTKNAKPKKAAAGAQKRPSRKAKVKASLGEFDLKDYRNVEVLKRFLSETGKILPRRRTGLTAKEQRILARTIKRARILGLLPFTEKLVRK; this is encoded by the coding sequence TTGAGCACGAAGAACGCGAAACCCAAGAAGGCAGCCGCTGGGGCGCAGAAGCGCCCCTCCAGGAAGGCCAAGGTCAAGGCCAGCCTGGGGGAGTTTGACCTTAAGGACTACCGCAACGTGGAGGTGCTGAAGCGGTTCCTGTCGGAGACGGGGAAGATCCTGCCCCGCCGCCGCACGGGGCTTACCGCCAAGGAGCAACGCATCCTGGCCCGCACCATCAAGCGGGCGAGGATTCTGGGGCTTCTTCCCTTCACGGAGAAGCTGGTGCGCAAATAG
- a CDS encoding single-stranded DNA-binding protein — MARGLNRVFLIGTLTARPDMRYTPGGMAILELNLAGQDTLTDASGQEREVPWYHRVRLLGRQAEMWGDILERGQLVFVEGRLEYRQWEREGEKRSEVQIRADFIDPLEGRGRETLEDARGQPRLRHALNQVILMGNLTRDPELRYTPQGTAVARLGLAVNERRPGQGPDGEKTHFIEVQAWRDLAEWASELKRGEGLLVIGRLVNDSWTSSTGERRFQTRVEALRLERPTRGPERTGGSRPQEPERSVQTGGVDIDEGLEDFPPEEDLPF, encoded by the coding sequence ATGGCAAGAGGCCTGAACCGCGTTTTCCTTATCGGTACCCTTACCGCCCGTCCGGACATGCGCTACACCCCTGGGGGTATGGCCATCCTGGAGTTGAACCTGGCGGGCCAGGATACCCTCACGGACGCCTCCGGCCAGGAGCGGGAGGTGCCCTGGTACCACCGGGTGCGCCTTTTGGGCCGGCAGGCGGAGATGTGGGGGGACATCCTGGAGAGGGGCCAGCTGGTCTTTGTGGAGGGCCGGCTGGAATACCGGCAGTGGGAGCGGGAGGGGGAGAAGCGGAGCGAGGTCCAGATCCGGGCGGACTTCATCGACCCCTTGGAGGGGCGGGGCCGCGAGACCCTCGAGGACGCCCGGGGCCAGCCCCGGCTCCGCCACGCCCTGAACCAGGTGATCCTCATGGGCAACCTCACCCGGGATCCCGAGCTGCGCTACACCCCCCAGGGGACGGCGGTGGCCAGGTTGGGCCTGGCGGTGAACGAGCGCCGCCCTGGCCAGGGGCCGGATGGGGAGAAGACCCACTTCATAGAGGTTCAGGCCTGGCGCGACCTGGCCGAGTGGGCCTCCGAGCTCAAGCGGGGAGAGGGGCTTTTGGTGATCGGCCGTTTGGTGAACGACTCCTGGACGAGCTCCACCGGGGAGAGGCGCTTCCAGACCCGTGTGGAAGCCCTCAGGTTGGAGCGACCCACCCGTGGGCCTGAGAGGACCGGCGGAAGCAGGCCCCAAGAGCCAGAGCGCTCTGTCCAGACGGGTGGGGTGGACATCGACGAGGGATTGGAAGACTTCCCGCCGGAGGAGGATTTGCCGTTTTGA
- the rpsF gene encoding 30S ribosomal protein S6: MRKYEVNIILSPNLDQSQLALEKEIIGKALEAHGARVEKVEEWGTRRLAYPIAKDTQGYFLWYQVEMPEDRVNDLARELRLRDNVRRVMVVKTQEPLLTRA, encoded by the coding sequence ATGCGCAAGTACGAGGTGAACATCATCCTGAGCCCCAACCTGGACCAAAGCCAGCTCGCCCTGGAGAAGGAGATCATCGGGAAGGCCCTCGAGGCCCATGGGGCCCGGGTGGAGAAGGTGGAGGAATGGGGCACGCGCCGCCTGGCCTACCCCATCGCCAAGGACACCCAGGGCTACTTCCTCTGGTACCAGGTGGAGATGCCCGAGGACCGGGTGAACGACCTGGCCCGGGAGCTCCGCCTGCGCGATAACGTGCGCCGGGTCATGGTGGTGAAAACCCAGGAGCCCCTCCTCACCAGGGCGTAG
- a CDS encoding NAD(P)(+) transhydrogenase (Re/Si-specific) subunit beta translates to MDLIQAAYFVVAILFIVGLKRMAHPTTAKSGIVWAGWGMALAVLATFFWPGMHNFGLMLIALLVGSVVAWWAAVKVAMTDMPQMVAIYNGMGGGAAATIAAVELLKGAFENPGLMALAILGGLIGSVAFTGSLIAFAKLQGIMKSRPILFPGQKVVNALVLLITVLLGLSLLWNDPTFSIVLFFLLALLFGILMTLPIGGGDMPVAISFYNAFTGMAVGFEGFAVGNPALMVAGTLVGAAGTLLTVLMARAMNRSVWNVLVGGFGVEQEAGEVKGSLKPIDVEDAAVMLAYAGKVVFVPGYGMALSQAQHKVKELADLLESKGVEVKFAIHPVAGRMPGHMNVLLAEAGVDYDKLKDLEEINPEFPTVDVAVVIGANDVVNPAARRPGSPLYGMPILDVDKAKNVIVIKRGQGKGFAGVENELFYADNTRMLYGDAQNVLTQLTQALKKL, encoded by the coding sequence ATGGATCTAATCCAAGCAGCTTACTTCGTGGTGGCCATCCTCTTCATCGTGGGCCTAAAGCGCATGGCCCACCCCACCACGGCCAAAAGCGGCATCGTCTGGGCGGGATGGGGCATGGCCTTGGCGGTTTTGGCCACCTTCTTCTGGCCGGGGATGCACAACTTTGGCCTCATGCTCATCGCCCTTTTGGTGGGCTCGGTGGTGGCCTGGTGGGCGGCGGTCAAGGTGGCCATGACCGACATGCCCCAGATGGTGGCCATCTACAACGGCATGGGTGGGGGTGCGGCCGCCACCATCGCCGCAGTGGAGCTTCTGAAGGGGGCCTTTGAGAACCCGGGCCTCATGGCCTTGGCCATCCTGGGCGGTCTCATCGGCAGCGTGGCCTTCACGGGAAGCCTCATCGCCTTCGCCAAGCTACAGGGCATCATGAAAAGCCGGCCCATCCTCTTCCCCGGGCAGAAGGTGGTGAACGCCCTGGTGCTCCTCATCACCGTGCTTTTAGGCCTCTCCTTGCTCTGGAACGATCCCACCTTCAGCATCGTGCTCTTCTTCCTCCTGGCCCTTCTTTTCGGCATCCTCATGACCCTGCCCATCGGGGGCGGGGATATGCCCGTGGCCATCTCCTTCTACAACGCCTTCACCGGCATGGCCGTGGGCTTTGAGGGCTTTGCCGTGGGCAACCCGGCCTTGATGGTGGCGGGCACCCTGGTGGGGGCGGCGGGTACCCTCCTCACCGTGCTGATGGCCCGGGCCATGAACCGCTCCGTGTGGAATGTGCTGGTGGGCGGCTTTGGCGTGGAGCAGGAGGCGGGGGAGGTCAAGGGAAGCCTCAAGCCCATCGACGTGGAGGATGCCGCCGTCATGCTGGCTTACGCCGGCAAGGTGGTCTTCGTGCCCGGCTACGGCATGGCCCTCTCCCAGGCCCAGCACAAGGTGAAGGAGCTGGCGGACCTGTTGGAGAGCAAGGGGGTGGAGGTGAAGTTTGCCATTCACCCGGTGGCGGGGCGGATGCCCGGGCACATGAACGTGCTTTTGGCCGAGGCTGGGGTGGACTACGACAAGCTCAAGGACCTCGAGGAGATCAACCCCGAGTTCCCCACCGTGGACGTGGCGGTGGTCATCGGGGCCAACGACGTGGTGAACCCCGCCGCCCGCCGCCCGGGAAGCCCCCTTTACGGCATGCCCATCCTGGACGTGGACAAGGCCAAGAACGTCATCGTGATCAAGCGGGGGCAGGGCAAGGGCTTTGCCGGGGTGGAAAACGAGCTCTTCTACGCGGACAACACCCGGATGCTCTACGGGGATGCGCAAAACGTCCTCACCCAGCTTACCCAGGCCCTGAAGAAGCTTTAG
- a CDS encoding proton-translocating transhydrogenase family protein — protein MEFGFWSALYIFVLTAFLGYELITRVPVILHTPLMSGSNFIHGVVVVGAMVVLGHAETGLEKLIGFLGVILGAANAAGGYAVTVRMLEMFEKKPGKGGGQ, from the coding sequence ATGGAGTTTGGCTTCTGGTCTGCCCTTTACATCTTCGTGCTCACGGCCTTTTTGGGTTATGAGCTCATCACCCGGGTGCCGGTGATCCTACACACCCCCTTGATGTCGGGGTCCAACTTCATCCACGGGGTGGTGGTGGTGGGGGCCATGGTGGTCCTGGGGCATGCGGAAACCGGTTTGGAGAAGCTCATCGGTTTCCTGGGGGTCATCCTGGGAGCGGCCAACGCCGCCGGGGGGTATGCGGTTACGGTGCGCATGCTGGAGATGTTTGAGAAGAAGCCGGGCAAGGGGGGTGGTCAGTAA
- a CDS encoding NAD(P) transhydrogenase subunit alpha, with protein MVTIAVPKERAPGERRVALVPEVVARLVKQGAKVRVERGAGEGAYHPDTAYQEAGAEVVERGELLQGANLLFTVQPPPEDLIGALEPGAIVVGFVQAHKNLDLVKALAAKKATVIAMELIPRITRAQSMDALSSQATVAGYLAALHAARLSPRFFPMLTTAAGTIRPAKVMVMGVGVAGLMAIATAKRLGAQVFAYDVRKAAVEQALSLGAKPIELPISAEGEGGYARELTEEEKRIQHEALREHVAGMDAIITTAQVPGRRAPVLLTEDMVERLKPGTVVVDLAAESGGNCVLTKPGEVVEVRGVRIYGPLNLPSELSVHASEMYAKNLLNLSGLLMEKGEFAPKWEDEIIQGALLMKEGEILHGPTKALVGGA; from the coding sequence ATGGTGACCATAGCGGTTCCCAAGGAAAGGGCTCCCGGGGAAAGAAGGGTGGCCCTGGTGCCCGAGGTGGTGGCCCGCCTGGTGAAGCAGGGGGCCAAGGTGCGGGTGGAAAGGGGTGCCGGGGAGGGTGCCTACCACCCCGACACCGCCTACCAGGAAGCCGGGGCCGAGGTGGTGGAGCGAGGAGAGCTTTTGCAGGGCGCCAACCTGCTTTTCACGGTCCAGCCGCCCCCTGAGGACCTGATCGGGGCCTTGGAGCCCGGGGCCATCGTGGTGGGGTTTGTCCAGGCCCATAAGAACCTGGACCTGGTGAAGGCCCTGGCCGCCAAAAAGGCCACGGTGATTGCCATGGAGCTCATCCCCCGCATCACCCGGGCCCAGAGCATGGACGCCCTTTCCAGCCAGGCCACGGTGGCGGGGTATTTGGCGGCCTTGCACGCGGCAAGGCTTTCCCCTCGCTTCTTCCCCATGCTGACCACGGCGGCGGGCACCATCCGCCCCGCCAAGGTGATGGTCATGGGGGTGGGGGTGGCGGGGCTTATGGCCATCGCCACCGCCAAGCGCCTGGGGGCCCAGGTCTTCGCCTACGACGTGCGCAAGGCGGCGGTGGAGCAGGCCCTCTCCCTGGGAGCCAAGCCCATTGAGCTTCCCATCAGCGCGGAAGGGGAGGGAGGCTACGCCCGGGAGCTCACCGAGGAGGAGAAGCGCATCCAGCACGAGGCCCTTAGGGAGCACGTGGCGGGGATGGACGCCATCATCACCACCGCCCAGGTGCCGGGCCGCCGGGCCCCCGTCCTCCTCACCGAGGACATGGTGGAGCGCTTGAAGCCGGGCACGGTGGTGGTGGACCTGGCGGCGGAATCGGGGGGCAACTGCGTGCTCACCAAGCCCGGGGAGGTGGTGGAGGTGAGGGGCGTGAGGATCTATGGCCCCTTGAACCTGCCCAGCGAGCTTTCCGTCCACGCCTCGGAGATGTACGCCAAAAACCTTTTGAACCTTTCCGGCCTGCTCATGGAAAAGGGCGAGTTCGCCCCCAAGTGGGAGGACGAGATCATCCAGGGGGCGCTTCTCATGAAGGAAGGCGAGATCCTACACGGGCCCACCAAGGCCCTCGTGGGAGGTGCGTGA
- a CDS encoding DMT family transporter — protein sequence MRPSGLKIASVLLLGIFAISFGSILVRLALAASGDRSLAFSLVMSAGRMGLAALLLLPSWRRPLASRRGVPHAVAAGASLALHFALWITSLSYTSVAASTALVTTNPVWVTLFGWLFLREAPSGLTLLGIAVALLGGLLIGLGDAQGGGGANPLLGDLLALLGAVAASLYFLLGREAQKRGLSILEYVRIAYTTAALLLLPLPYLFGGGYGGYPLAVYGYILLMALLPQLVGHTSFNWATRHIPPVLVTLAILFEPVGASLLAFLLFGELPGVQVLLGALVLLIGVGMAVVGARR from the coding sequence ATGCGGCCTTCAGGGCTCAAGATCGCCTCCGTACTGCTCCTGGGCATCTTCGCCATCAGCTTCGGCAGCATCCTGGTGCGCCTGGCCCTGGCAGCCTCCGGGGACAGAAGCCTGGCCTTTAGCCTGGTGATGAGCGCGGGAAGGATGGGCCTGGCGGCCTTACTCCTCCTTCCCAGTTGGCGAAGACCCCTGGCCAGCCGAAGGGGGGTCCCCCACGCGGTGGCCGCCGGGGCTTCCCTGGCCCTGCACTTTGCCCTTTGGATCACCTCCCTCTCCTACACCTCGGTGGCAGCCAGCACCGCCTTGGTCACCACCAACCCCGTCTGGGTCACCCTCTTCGGCTGGCTTTTCCTTCGGGAGGCTCCCTCCGGCCTAACCTTGCTGGGGATTGCGGTGGCCCTTTTGGGCGGGCTTCTGATCGGCCTGGGGGATGCCCAAGGAGGCGGGGGAGCCAATCCTCTCCTCGGGGACCTCCTGGCCCTCCTGGGAGCGGTGGCCGCCTCCCTTTACTTCCTCCTGGGGCGGGAGGCCCAGAAGCGGGGCCTTTCCATCCTGGAGTACGTGCGGATAGCCTACACCACCGCGGCCCTCCTTCTCCTCCCCCTCCCCTACCTCTTCGGCGGAGGATATGGGGGCTACCCCCTGGCGGTCTACGGCTACATCCTCCTCATGGCCCTTTTGCCGCAGCTTGTGGGCCACACCAGCTTCAACTGGGCCACCCGGCACATCCCCCCGGTCCTGGTCACCCTGGCCATCCTCTTCGAGCCGGTGGGGGCAAGCCTCCTGGCCTTCCTCCTCTTTGGGGAACTTCCCGGGGTCCAGGTCCTCCTGGGAGCCCTGGTCCTCCTCATCGGGGTGGGCATGGCCGTGGTGGGGGCACGGCGATGA
- a CDS encoding EamA family transporter has protein sequence MIYVALAAFLWGLGGALAGRFMGEIPPLVLIPLRFTLSFFLLLPLVLRLPPAPQEWPRLLRVGLALSGAQAFYYLAIHATTVATGIFLQYLAPALLTLFALLRGERLPGKALLGVALALLGAYVLVVGSKGLTASPVGVAYGLLSALSFALYAAFSHGLKTPPLVSLGMATGVGSLLSLPVLLGNLPGVLALDPGDWGAVAYLVVFGTVVPFSLFLLGVRTVPARNATLTAMLEPVAGALFAWPLAGEPLSLEGLLGGTLILLGVALNRR, from the coding sequence ATGATCTACGTGGCCCTGGCCGCCTTCCTTTGGGGCCTGGGTGGGGCCCTGGCCGGACGCTTCATGGGGGAGATCCCTCCCTTGGTCCTCATCCCCTTGCGCTTTACCTTGAGCTTCTTCCTGCTTCTCCCCCTGGTGCTCCGGCTTCCCCCGGCCCCCCAGGAGTGGCCCCGGCTTCTCCGGGTAGGGCTCGCCCTATCCGGGGCCCAGGCCTTTTACTACCTGGCCATCCACGCCACCACCGTGGCCACCGGGATCTTTCTCCAGTACCTGGCCCCCGCCCTCCTCACCCTCTTTGCCCTCTTAAGGGGGGAGAGGCTTCCCGGCAAAGCCCTTTTGGGCGTGGCCTTGGCCCTTTTGGGAGCCTATGTGCTGGTGGTGGGGTCCAAGGGCCTCACGGCAAGCCCCGTGGGGGTGGCCTATGGACTCCTTTCCGCCCTTTCCTTCGCCCTTTACGCCGCCTTCTCCCACGGGCTCAAGACGCCGCCCTTGGTGAGCCTGGGGATGGCCACGGGGGTGGGGAGCCTCCTTTCCTTGCCGGTCCTCCTTGGCAACCTACCTGGGGTCCTGGCCTTGGACCCTGGGGACTGGGGGGCGGTGGCCTACCTGGTGGTCTTCGGCACGGTGGTGCCCTTTAGCCTCTTCCTCCTGGGGGTGCGCACGGTACCCGCCCGGAACGCCACCCTCACCGCCATGCTGGAACCCGTGGCCGGGGCCCTCTTCGCCTGGCCCCTGGCGGGGGAGCCCCTTAGCCTCGAGGGCCTTCTGGGCGGCACCCTCATCCTCCTGGGGGTGGCCCTGAACCGGAGGTGA